In Haladaptatus cibarius D43, the sequence GACGAACTGGGGTTTGACCGGCCCGTCTTCGGGCGCGTGGTAGGTCATCGGATATTCGTCCTGCCAGTCGGCGACCTGCTCGCGCCACTGATTTGCATCGGGAGGCGATTCCATCTCCGCGCCGATTTCCGAAAGCGCGGTTCCGGCGTCTCCGACGACCGGAACCTCGGCGTAGACATTCTTCGAAATCTCCGCCGGGTCGATGTCGATGTGGACGACGGTTGCCTCCGGCGCGAACGAATCGACGCCCCCGGTCAGTCGGTCGTCGAAACGACACCCAACTGCGAGGAGGGTGTCGCAGTGCGTGACGGCCATGTTCGCGGGGCCGGTTCCGTGCATGCCGACCATCCCAACAGATCGGTCGTGGTCTTCCGGAAATGCGCCCACGGCGGGCATCGACGTTGCCACCGGGATGTCGTGTTCGGTGGCGAACGCCCGCAGTTCCGGGCTTGCATCGCCCTTGATGACGCCGCCACCGGCCAGAATCAGCGGTCGGTCTGCGGCCTCCAGCGTCCGGGCCGCCTCCGCGACCGCGTCGGCGTCCGGTTTTTCCTGCGGGTTGTAATGTTCCGGCGTTTCGGACGTGGACTCTTGTGCATCTGTTTCGGCCAGCGTCACGTCCTTCGGCAAGTCCACGAGGGTCGGCCCCGGCCGACCCTCGCTGGCGAGCGCGAACGCTTCGCCGACCGTGTCGCCGACGGTTTCCGTCTCGCCCGCGAAGTAGTTCGCCTTCGTGACGGGGGCCGTGACGCCCGTGGTGTCCGTCTCCTGAAATGCGTCGTTGCCGACGAAGTTCGTCGGCACCTGCCCCGTCAGGGCGACGACCGGGTCGGAGTCCATGTCCGCGTCGGCCAGTCCCGTGACGAGGTTCGTTGCACCCGGCCCGGACGTGGCCAGACAGACGCCGGGCGTTCCGGCGACGATGCCGTAGGCGTCGGCGGCGTGGGCCGCGGCCTGCTCGTGGGCCATCGTGACGTGACGCAACTCGGATTTGCCGAGCGCGTCGTACACTGGCATAATCGCGCCGCCCTGAACCCCAAACAGGGTTTCCACGCCTGCGGATTCCAGCGCGTTGACGACTGCGCTCGCGCCCGTCTGTGGTTCGGTAGCGTCGGCGGGGTCGGCCGATTCGGTCGAATCGGCCGACCGCTGGCTCGTCTCGGATTCTTCTGCGTTCGGTTCTGGCTTCCGAGTCGGTTCGTCGTTCGATTCCTCGGATTCGGAGACGGTGCGAACCGCATTTTCGCTCACGAATCCATCACCTCGGTTCGCGTGTCGATGTTCGGTCGATACCGGTCGGTTGGCGGTTGCTGTTCATCGGTCGGTCGTCGGTGCGAGTCGAACTTCGGTCGATACCGTTTGGCTGTCGGTCGTGTTTCTGACATTGGTTTACGCGTACACTCGGGGCTGTTGGATGGCGATTCAGGGGTCGGAGGAGAGAATAGTGTAGGGGTAACTAGACCCCTACAATACCGAGTACGCGCTCGACAGCCGCGACGCTCGACTCCGCCGAATCGAGGGTCGTGTGTGACTGTCGCATCTGTGTTTGCATTCTTCTTCCGGCCATGGAAATAGCCCTTACGCGTCGGGCAACTTTTGCCCCTTGGCATTGTCACGCACGATTTTTCGAATCGCCGTCGCTGAACGATGGTAGAACGAACGCGAGAAGGCATGGTTACGCTCTCGCCTCCTCACGAGAATCGACGCCCAGTTCGCGGGCGAACTGTTGTACGTCACTCACCGTGACGCGCTCCTTTTCCGCGCCTCGGTCTTTCACCCGGCGGGTGATTCGCCGGACTTCGGTTTCGGTCGGCGTGAATCCGGACTGTTTGAGGTGTTTCCGTACCGCGTGCGTCCCGGTGTGCTTGCCGAGGACGAACTCGCGGCGAGCGCCGACCATCTCCGGTTTCATCACGCCGGTTTCGAACGTGTCGCTGTTCTCGATGACGCCCGCGGCGTGAATCCCGCTTTCGTGGGCGAAGGCGTTCGCGCCCACGACGGGTTTGTTGACGGGTACCGGTACTTCGCTGTACTCTGCGACCATTTCGGAAATTTCGGCAATTTCGGTCGTGTCGATGCCGGTATCGACGCCGTAGACGCCTTCGGCGGCCATCACGACCTCCTCGAAGGCGGCGTTTCCGGCGCGCTCGCCGATGCCGTTGACGCTGACCTGCACTTGGTCTGCGCCCGCTTCCAACCCGGCCATCGCGTTCGCGGTGGCCATGCCGAAATCGTCGTGGGTGTGCACGTCGATTCTGGCGTCGGTGTGCTCGCGGATTCGCGCCACGAGGTCGGCGAATCGGGCGGGCGTCCCCACGCCGCAGGTGTCGGGGACGTTAATCCATTCGACGCCCGCGTCGGTGACTGCTTCCACGATTTCGTCCATGTACTCCGGGTCGGTTCGCGTCGCGTCCATCGGCGAGAACATCGGACTCGCACCCGCCTCGGCGACGCGTTTCACGGCTTTCACGGCGCGCTCTTTCACCTCTTCCCGCGTGGCGTGCATCGAATCCTCGATTTGCACGTCGCTGGTCGAAGCGAAGATGTGAACCATGTCCGCGCCGGTATCGATTGCAGTTTCCACGTCGCCGTCCACGATTCTGGCCAGCGCGCAGGTCGTCGCTTGCGTCGATTCCGCGATGTCGCGGACGGCCTCGAACTCGGCGTCCCCGTTGGCCGGGAATCCCGCCTCGATGACGTGGGTTCCCATTTCGTCCAGCGCGGCCGCGATTTCGCGCTTCTCGTCCGGCGTGAACGAGGTGCGTGGCGTCTGCTCGCCGTCGCGGAGCGTCGTGTCGAAAATTCGAACGTTTTCAATCTCGTCGGTGTGGGCTAACGTGCCCTCGAAGAACTCGACCCCCCCTCTCGGAGGTGCTGTCGTTTTCAGACATTGTACTCGATTGGAGTGGCGACCTCATATTTAAGCATTGCCGTCAGACAGGTCGTTTCAGACGGAAACAGTATGTACTAGAACAGTACTATGACGGAATCGCAACCCATCGACACAGTGGTGTGTGATTATACTCATTAAGGAGTCGAACGGTTTTCGTCCAATAGCGGGCGGAGCGTTCCGGCTCTGGAAAATTAGTAATTTAGGGCAGATTCTCAGCCAATAACTGAATTACTGTAGCATATTAACTTTTTTGTAGTAACCTAGGCAATAATTATTAGTTAGATAATCACCAACTTATACTGCCGTACATGTTTGCATCAACTGTGCAAATATTGTACGAGACTAGGAAAAGACAACATGACGAACGAAAGAAGAAAATATATTGACGCGATTTTTCTGTCGCTTCTGATGATACTGTCGGTGATCGGTACCGGCGCTGTCGGGTTCGCAGGAGCCACGGCGGAACAGAACGCGACATCGGTCGGAGGTATAGCAGAACAGACAAAACAAAACGTCCCCGACGCGACAATCGACCCCGCGTTGGAGGGAGCGGAGGGAACCGTACAGGTTCTCGTGCTTTTCGAACAAACGTCAGTCGCTTCTGAGATGGACGACGAGACGGCGATACGACACCTCAAAGAGCACGCCGCCGAGACGAGAGAACAACCTGTCTCGCAACTCGAATCCCGAGAGGCTGTCGAAGTACAGAACAAATTTTGGTTGGTGAACGCCGTCTCGGTGACCATCAACACCGAAGCAGTTGACATCAACGAACTGGCCACAATCGACGGCGTGAAATCCATCGTCAAAAGTCGGGAGTACACGGTTCCCGAACCCCAATCGTCCGCCGACGGGGACGTGACCCCCGACGACCCGACGTACGGATTAGACCAGATTCGCGCACCGCAAGTCTGGGACGAACTCGGAACCAGAGGCGAGGGTGCAAAAATCGCCGTCCTCGATACCGGCGTCGATATTGAACACCCGGATATAGAACTGTACACCGAAGACCCGTCCGACCCGACGTATCCCGGTGGATGGGCGGAGTTCGATGACAGCGGGAACATCGTTCCCGGCTCAGAGCCACGGGACAGTCACTACCACGGAACGCACACCAGCGCGACCGCGATGGGCGGTGCCAGCAGTGGCACTGCCATCGGCGTCGCACCCGAAGCGGACTTGATTCACGGAATGGTCATCCCCGGCGGTAGCGGTTCGACCGAGGGCGTCATCGGCGGCGTCCAGTGGGCCGTCGAGGAAAACGCCGATGTGGCGAGTCTCAGCCTCGGCGCTGGCTGTGGCCTGTTCGGTCCTGTTTACAACGACGCGTGGATTCCAGTAATCGAAAACTCCCGGTCGCTCGGAACGACGTTCGTCAGTTCCTCGGGCAACTCCGGGGAAGGCTGTGTCGGGTCGCCCGGCAACGACTTCAACTCGCTGTCCATCGGTGCGTCCGACAGCAACCGGGACATCGCGGATTTCTCCAGCGGACAGGAAATCGACAAAAGCAACTGGGAAAACCCACCGGAAGACTGGCCGGACACGTTCGTCAAACCTGACGTTTCGGCACCCGGCGTTGACGTGCTGAGCGCCGAACCGGGCGGGAGCTATCAGGAACTGTCGGGAACGTCGATGGCCGCCCCACACGTCGCGGGAACGGTCGCCCTGATGCGGTCGGCTAACCCTGACGCCAGTGTCGAAGAAATCGAAACCGCGCTCGAAGCCTCGGCTGAAAAGCCCGATGATTGGGACGCACCCGAGGACGAAAAGGACACTCGATATGGGAAAGGTATCATCGACGCCTACGCGGCGGTCGATGAGATGATATTCATCCCCGAATCCGAGTTGGGCGACGTGAACGAGAACGGCGCGGTCACCGTGCAGGACGTGCAACTCACCCAGCAGTACCTCGCGGGGCACGACCCGGCGAACTTCAACCCGAACCTCGCGGATATGAACCGCGACGGCGAAGTCACGTACACGGACTTGAACCTGCTACAGCAGAAAGTGCAGGGAACGCTCGAAGACGGTGAAATCGACGTTTCGAACCTCAGTTCACCCGACGAAGCCGAGCAGGGTGAGACGATCAACATCACCGCCGACCTCGAAAACCTCGGTGAGGAAGGCGCACTCGAAGAAATCGAACTCCACATCGCGCAGAACGAAAGCGACCTCGGGGACGGCGAACCGGCCGCGACGACGCCGGTCGATATGGCCCCCGAAGGCATCGACGACCCGGTTGACCGACCGCACGAATCGACGGTGACGTTCCAAGTCGATACGTCGGAACTGCCGGGTGGAACCGTTCACTACGGCGTGTTCTCGGAGTCCGACTCGGAAACCGGTCAGATGACCATTCTCGGGTCGTCCTTCGACGTTTCGAACCTGAACGCATCGGACGAAGTCGAGCAAGGTGAAACGCTCTCCGTGAGCGCAGACGTGACGAACACGGGCAATCAGCAAGACACTCAAACCGTCGAATACCGCATCAATGACCTCGAAACCCCGGTATTGTCGGAGAACGTGACGCTCGGTGCCGGTGAATCCACTACGGTGGAGTTCGACGCGAACACAAGTGACATCGGCAACGGAACCTACGAACACGGTGTCTTCACCGAAGACGATTCGGAAACCGCGGACGTCACCGTGTTCGAAGCGTTCTTCGACGTCACCATCACCGACGCGCCTGCCGAGGCCAGCGCCGGTGAAACGGTCAACGTCACTGCGGAAGTCGAAAATACGGGTAATGCGACTGACGAGCAGACCGTCGAGTACGACACGATGCCGCGCAACGTTGACGTGGCCGTGGTTGACGTGTCGGACAACGAACACGGCGACAACATCGCCAGCACGCTCGAAGAACACCTCGACACCGACATCTACAACGTCGATGTCGTGACAGCAGACGAGCTACCGGGCGCGATGGACGACTACGACACGTTCGTCGTTCAACGATTCGGTAGCGACCAAGTCGCCGCTGACTTCCTCGACGAACTGGACGCCGACCAAAGTGCTGTCTACCTCGATTCGTACCAAGGAGCCTCGTCGTACGCATACGCCGACGGCGTGTATCGACTCCACAACGTCCGCGGCGACCCTGTCGAACGGGACGCCAGCAGCGATTCGTCGCCTCCAGTGACCATCGACATTCAGGAGAACCACCCCGTCTTCACCGGTGTCGGTGAAGTCGGCGACTCCGTCGAGGTGTTCACCGGGAGCACCATCTGGGGTAGCTGGTTCGACGATTACAGCGGAACCATCTTGGCCGACGCCGACTACGGTTCGAGCAGTGCAGGCCCTGCCGTGGCCGTCAACGACGATAAAAACGAAGTGCTCCTGTCGGCCGTCGGGCGCGACTACTTCACCGAGGAGGACGAGTTCACTGAAGATGGTGACCTGCTCCTCGCCAACTCGGTTGCCTACCTCAGCGGTTTCGGCTCTGCCGCCGACGGCACGGCGCGCGCACAGGACGAGACGACCGCGAACGTCACGCTCGCACCGGGCGAGAGCGAAACCGTCGAGTTCACCCACACCCTCGACGACGAGATAGACCCCTCGATAGACTGGCTCCACGTCGTGTCGAGCGAGGACGACAGCGACCAATCGCCCCTCGACATCACCATCGACCGCGGCAACCTGACCGGAACTGTCACTGACACCGCCACCGGCGACCCCGTCGAAGGCGCAACCGTCTCGATCGACGTGGCAGTCGATGACGGAAACTACACCGCCGTGACCGACGAGAACGGCGAGTACCGAATCGACGGCGTTCCGTCGGGAACGCACGAGGTTTCGATGTCGGCTGACGGCTACGACGACGTGACCGAGAACGTCACGATTCCGGTAGACGACACCGCGACGTTGAACGTCGAACTCGACCCCACGCCGGGAACCATCAGCGGAACGGTCACCGCATCGGACACGGGTGAAGGCGTCGCAAACGTCACCGTCGCCGCCGAAGACGACGACGGGAACATCCACGAAACGACGACCGACGAGAACGGAAGCTACTCGCTCACCGTCACGGCAGGCACGTACGTCGTGAACGTTGCTGAAACGCCGGGCGACTACCGCCCGGACGAAATTGTCACGGTCGCCCCCGGAGAGACGGTGGACGGCGTTGACTTCACCGTCGAACCTGTTGAGGGCGTCATCGAAGGCTACGTCACCAACGCAGCAGGAATCCCCGTCGAAGGTGCGAACGTCATCGACGCCGACCAAGGCGCGTTCAACGTGACGACCGACGAAAACGGCTACTACCGCATCGAGAACCTCGACCGCGGTACCTACGCGCTCCGAACCACGCACGACCGCTACCCGGACTCGGACATCACGTTCGCCGAAGTCGCGGCGAACGGAACGACGACGCAGAACTTGACGCTCGGAACGTTCTTCGAAGTTTCGAACGTGAGCGCACCGAGCGAAGCCGAACAGGGCGAAGAAATCACCGTCTCCGCGACGGTCACGAACGTCGGCGAACAGGAGGACACTCGAACGGTGTTTTACTTCCCGCCGGGCACCGACTTCGGTAGTTCGGTGTTGCTCGAATCGCAATCGGAACTCAGCGAGCAGGTGACGCTCGACGGCGGCGAGAGCGCGACCGTCGAATTTAGCTACGCCATCGGTTCGAACATGGCGGTCGGCGACTACCAGCACGGCGTCTCCGCCGACGAAGTCGCCTCGACGAGCATCACCGTCACCGAAAACGAGTCATCCGACGAATCGAACTTCGAAGTGACGGAACTCGACGCACCGTCTGAGGCTGACGCTGGCGAGCAAGTGACCGTCAGCGCAACCGTCGAAAATACCGGCACCGCCGCCGGAACGCAGTCCATCGACTACCTGTTCGACGGCGCGGTCGAGAACGCGTCGGAACGGACGCTCGACCCCGGCGCGAACGCGACGGTCGAGTTCACGGCGACGATGCCGAGTGAAGTCGGTTCGTACCAACACGGAGTGACGACGGACGACGACCAGCGGCTGGCGGACATCTCCGTCGTCGAGAGCGAACCCGACCCGGCGTACTTCCAAGTGTCGGACGTGAACGGCCCCCAAGAAGCAGAACAGGGCGATGAGATAACGGTGTCCGCCACGCTGACCAACACGGGCGACGAAACCGCGACGCAGACGATTTGGCTCTTCTTCATGGCCGCTTCGGACACCGTCGAACCGGATTACGGCGCGCTCGGCGCACCGGCAATGATGGAACAGTACGCTCCACAAAGCTCCCGGCAGGTGACCCTCGACGGTGGCGAGAGCACGACGGTCGAGTTCAGCTA encodes:
- a CDS encoding LeuA family protein; this translates as MKTTAPPRGGVEFFEGTLAHTDEIENVRIFDTTLRDGEQTPRTSFTPDEKREIAAALDEMGTHVIEAGFPANGDAEFEAVRDIAESTQATTCALARIVDGDVETAIDTGADMVHIFASTSDVQIEDSMHATREEVKERAVKAVKRVAEAGASPMFSPMDATRTDPEYMDEIVEAVTDAGVEWINVPDTCGVGTPARFADLVARIREHTDARIDVHTHDDFGMATANAMAGLEAGADQVQVSVNGIGERAGNAAFEEVVMAAEGVYGVDTGIDTTEIAEISEMVAEYSEVPVPVNKPVVGANAFAHESGIHAAGVIENSDTFETGVMKPEMVGARREFVLGKHTGTHAVRKHLKQSGFTPTETEVRRITRRVKDRGAEKERVTVSDVQQFARELGVDSREEARA
- a CDS encoding S8 family serine peptidase, which codes for MTNERRKYIDAIFLSLLMILSVIGTGAVGFAGATAEQNATSVGGIAEQTKQNVPDATIDPALEGAEGTVQVLVLFEQTSVASEMDDETAIRHLKEHAAETREQPVSQLESREAVEVQNKFWLVNAVSVTINTEAVDINELATIDGVKSIVKSREYTVPEPQSSADGDVTPDDPTYGLDQIRAPQVWDELGTRGEGAKIAVLDTGVDIEHPDIELYTEDPSDPTYPGGWAEFDDSGNIVPGSEPRDSHYHGTHTSATAMGGASSGTAIGVAPEADLIHGMVIPGGSGSTEGVIGGVQWAVEENADVASLSLGAGCGLFGPVYNDAWIPVIENSRSLGTTFVSSSGNSGEGCVGSPGNDFNSLSIGASDSNRDIADFSSGQEIDKSNWENPPEDWPDTFVKPDVSAPGVDVLSAEPGGSYQELSGTSMAAPHVAGTVALMRSANPDASVEEIETALEASAEKPDDWDAPEDEKDTRYGKGIIDAYAAVDEMIFIPESELGDVNENGAVTVQDVQLTQQYLAGHDPANFNPNLADMNRDGEVTYTDLNLLQQKVQGTLEDGEIDVSNLSSPDEAEQGETINITADLENLGEEGALEEIELHIAQNESDLGDGEPAATTPVDMAPEGIDDPVDRPHESTVTFQVDTSELPGGTVHYGVFSESDSETGQMTILGSSFDVSNLNASDEVEQGETLSVSADVTNTGNQQDTQTVEYRINDLETPVLSENVTLGAGESTTVEFDANTSDIGNGTYEHGVFTEDDSETADVTVFEAFFDVTITDAPAEASAGETVNVTAEVENTGNATDEQTVEYDTMPRNVDVAVVDVSDNEHGDNIASTLEEHLDTDIYNVDVVTADELPGAMDDYDTFVVQRFGSDQVAADFLDELDADQSAVYLDSYQGASSYAYADGVYRLHNVRGDPVERDASSDSSPPVTIDIQENHPVFTGVGEVGDSVEVFTGSTIWGSWFDDYSGTILADADYGSSSAGPAVAVNDDKNEVLLSAVGRDYFTEEDEFTEDGDLLLANSVAYLSGFGSAADGTARAQDETTANVTLAPGESETVEFTHTLDDEIDPSIDWLHVVSSEDDSDQSPLDITIDRGNLTGTVTDTATGDPVEGATVSIDVAVDDGNYTAVTDENGEYRIDGVPSGTHEVSMSADGYDDVTENVTIPVDDTATLNVELDPTPGTISGTVTASDTGEGVANVTVAAEDDDGNIHETTTDENGSYSLTVTAGTYVVNVAETPGDYRPDEIVTVAPGETVDGVDFTVEPVEGVIEGYVTNAAGIPVEGANVIDADQGAFNVTTDENGYYRIENLDRGTYALRTTHDRYPDSDITFAEVAANGTTTQNLTLGTFFEVSNVSAPSEAEQGEEITVSATVTNVGEQEDTRTVFYFPPGTDFGSSVLLESQSELSEQVTLDGGESATVEFSYAIGSNMAVGDYQHGVSADEVASTSITVTENESSDESNFEVTELDAPSEADAGEQVTVSATVENTGTAAGTQSIDYLFDGAVENASERTLDPGANATVEFTATMPSEVGSYQHGVTTDDDQRLADISVVESEPDPAYFQVSDVNGPQEAEQGDEITVSATLTNTGDETATQTIWLFFMAASDTVEPDYGALGAPAMMEQYAPQSSRQVTLDGGESTTVEFSYAIDESTEPGEYEFAVSSLQETKAGSITVLTAGNQTVSHPDVPVEMPALTGEHSQFEVVA
- the ilvB gene encoding biosynthetic-type acetolactate synthase large subunit; translation: MSENAVRTVSESEESNDEPTRKPEPNAEESETSQRSADSTESADPADATEPQTGASAVVNALESAGVETLFGVQGGAIMPVYDALGKSELRHVTMAHEQAAAHAADAYGIVAGTPGVCLATSGPGATNLVTGLADADMDSDPVVALTGQVPTNFVGNDAFQETDTTGVTAPVTKANYFAGETETVGDTVGEAFALASEGRPGPTLVDLPKDVTLAETDAQESTSETPEHYNPQEKPDADAVAEAARTLEAADRPLILAGGGVIKGDASPELRAFATEHDIPVATSMPAVGAFPEDHDRSVGMVGMHGTGPANMAVTHCDTLLAVGCRFDDRLTGGVDSFAPEATVVHIDIDPAEISKNVYAEVPVVGDAGTALSEIGAEMESPPDANQWREQVADWQDEYPMTYHAPEDGPVKPQFVVEAFDAVTADDTIVTTGVGQHQMWAVQFWTFTEPRTWVSSHGLGTMGYGLPAAIGARMAAEDDQQVVCFEGDGSFLMTVQELSVAVRENMDMTVAVLNNRYIGMVRQWQDAFFDGNRVASEYDWCPDFGTLAEAFGAQGFTVSHPDEVAETVAAALEYDGPSVIDFHIDPGENVYPMVKSGGANGKFALSEEQL